The following are encoded together in the Rhizobium tumorigenes genome:
- the odhB gene encoding 2-oxoglutarate dehydrogenase complex dihydrolipoyllysine-residue succinyltransferase: protein MATEIRVPTLGESVVEATVGTWFKKVGDVVKVDEPLLELETDKVTIEVPSPIAGTLSEIVVQAGETVGLGALLGQMSAGGAAAAPAAAAAPAKAEPAAPAAAAPAAAVSAPASAAPTSMPPAPAAAKLMAENNVAAEQVDGSGKRGQVLKGDVIAAVAKGLSAPAAAEPAKSAPRAPTAVEDAPREERVKMTRLRQTIARRLKDAQNTAAMLTTYNEVDMTAVMALRSKYKDIFEKKHGVKLGFMGFFTKAVTHALKELPAVNAEIDGTDIIYKNYCHVGMAVGTDKGLVVPVIRDADQMTVAEIEKDLGRLAKAARDGTLSMADMQGGTFTITNGGVYGSLMSSPILNAPQSGILGMHKIQERPVVVGGQIVIRPMMYLALSYDHRMVDGKEAVTFLVRVKESLEDPERLVLDL from the coding sequence ATGGCCACTGAAATTCGCGTACCCACCCTCGGCGAGTCTGTTGTCGAAGCGACCGTCGGCACCTGGTTCAAGAAAGTCGGCGATGTCGTCAAGGTCGATGAGCCGCTGCTCGAGCTGGAAACCGACAAGGTAACGATCGAAGTGCCGTCGCCTATCGCCGGCACGCTGTCGGAAATCGTCGTGCAGGCTGGCGAGACTGTGGGTCTTGGCGCGCTTCTCGGCCAGATGTCTGCCGGTGGCGCCGCTGCTGCTCCGGCCGCTGCCGCCGCACCTGCCAAAGCCGAGCCGGCTGCCCCTGCTGCCGCTGCTCCGGCCGCTGCTGTCTCCGCCCCGGCTTCTGCCGCACCGACATCGATGCCGCCGGCTCCGGCTGCTGCCAAGCTGATGGCAGAGAACAACGTTGCAGCCGAACAGGTCGACGGTTCCGGCAAGCGTGGCCAGGTTCTGAAGGGCGATGTGATCGCTGCCGTCGCCAAGGGCCTGTCGGCACCGGCCGCTGCCGAGCCTGCCAAGTCCGCACCGCGCGCACCGACTGCCGTCGAGGATGCGCCGCGTGAAGAGCGCGTCAAGATGACCCGCCTGCGCCAGACAATCGCGCGCCGCCTCAAGGATGCGCAGAACACCGCTGCCATGCTGACCACCTACAATGAGGTGGACATGACGGCCGTCATGGCGCTTCGTTCGAAGTACAAGGACATTTTCGAAAAGAAGCATGGCGTCAAGCTCGGCTTCATGGGCTTCTTCACCAAGGCCGTTACGCACGCGCTCAAGGAACTGCCCGCCGTGAACGCCGAGATCGATGGCACCGACATCATCTACAAGAACTATTGTCACGTCGGCATGGCCGTCGGCACAGACAAGGGCCTCGTCGTTCCCGTCATCCGTGATGCCGACCAGATGACCGTTGCGGAAATCGAGAAGGACCTCGGCCGTCTTGCCAAGGCGGCCCGCGATGGCACGCTGTCCATGGCCGACATGCAGGGCGGCACGTTCACCATCACCAACGGCGGTGTCTACGGTTCGCTGATGTCCTCGCCGATCCTCAACGCACCGCAGTCCGGTATTCTCGGCATGCACAAGATCCAGGAGCGCCCGGTCGTCGTCGGCGGCCAGATCGTCATCCGTCCGATGATGTATCTCGCGCTCTCCTATGACCACCGTATGGTTGACGGCAAGGAAGCCGTCACCTTCCTGGTCCGCGTCAAGGAGAGCCTCGAAGATCCGGAACGTCTGGTTCTCGATCTCTAG
- a CDS encoding SDR family oxidoreductase — protein MSSDHPVILVTGGSRGIGAAISLLAAKLGFAVVVNYATNREAAEAVVEEIVREGGEAVIAEGDVGSAVGVASMYAVVDAHFGRIDALVNNAGIVDMTARVDEMSFERIERLFRINVTGSIFCAAEAVKRMSIRHGGKGGAIVNISSVAATLGSPSQYVDYAASKGAIDTFTTGLAKEVAAEGIRVNAVRPGIVNTEIHASGGLPNRARDLAHLVPMRRPGEAQEIADAVLFLLSPSASYITGAILDVSGGR, from the coding sequence ATGAGCAGCGATCATCCCGTGATCCTCGTCACTGGCGGCAGCCGCGGTATCGGCGCCGCTATCTCGCTCCTGGCGGCGAAACTGGGCTTTGCGGTGGTCGTCAACTATGCGACGAACCGCGAGGCGGCCGAGGCCGTGGTCGAAGAAATCGTCCGCGAAGGCGGCGAAGCGGTGATTGCCGAGGGTGATGTGGGCAGCGCGGTCGGTGTTGCATCCATGTATGCGGTCGTCGATGCTCACTTCGGCCGCATCGACGCGCTAGTCAATAATGCCGGCATCGTCGACATGACGGCGCGGGTTGACGAAATGTCTTTCGAGCGGATCGAGCGCCTGTTCCGCATCAATGTCACCGGCTCGATCTTCTGCGCCGCCGAAGCTGTAAAGCGAATGTCGATCAGGCACGGCGGCAAGGGCGGTGCCATCGTGAACATTTCGTCCGTTGCCGCCACGCTCGGTTCGCCGAGCCAGTATGTCGACTATGCGGCATCCAAGGGTGCGATCGACACGTTCACGACGGGCCTTGCGAAAGAGGTTGCTGCAGAGGGTATAAGGGTGAATGCCGTGCGGCCGGGCATCGTCAATACCGAGATCCATGCCTCTGGCGGGTTGCCAAACCGGGCGCGGGACCTTGCCCATCTTGTGCCGATGCGGCGGCCAGGCGAGGCGCAGGAGATTGCCGATGCTGTGTTGTTCCTGTTGTCCCCGTCCGCCTCCTATATTACGGGTGCAATCCTAGATGTCAGCGGCGGACGCTGA
- a CDS encoding LysE family translocator, with translation MQYLFEFLGLMAVFSIFIVVPGADFAVVLRQSVVHGRRAAMMTGVGMGFSLLFHISYTILGLGLIVSKSLLLFSVIKWAGVAYLVYLGIKSFREPGFNVADIDVTEEDRKPVSVWRCLATGFITNALNPKPVLFFLSLFSTLVHHDTPALIQFSYGIGMAMALIAWFAAVSVFFTVKPIRDRFIAGGKWFNRITGAALVGFGLRLALARAAD, from the coding sequence ATGCAATATCTGTTCGAATTTCTGGGCCTGATGGCGGTGTTCTCCATCTTCATCGTCGTGCCCGGCGCCGATTTCGCCGTGGTCCTTCGCCAGAGTGTCGTCCATGGCCGTCGGGCTGCCATGATGACCGGCGTCGGCATGGGCTTTTCGCTGCTTTTTCACATCAGCTACACCATCCTCGGCCTCGGCCTGATCGTCTCCAAATCGCTCCTGCTGTTCAGCGTGATCAAATGGGCGGGTGTTGCCTATCTTGTCTATCTCGGCATCAAATCATTCCGTGAACCGGGTTTTAATGTTGCGGACATCGACGTGACGGAAGAAGACCGCAAGCCGGTTTCGGTCTGGCGTTGCCTGGCGACGGGCTTCATCACCAATGCGCTGAACCCGAAGCCGGTGCTTTTCTTCCTGTCGCTGTTCTCGACACTGGTCCACCACGACACGCCTGCGCTCATCCAGTTCAGCTATGGCATCGGCATGGCGATGGCGCTCATTGCCTGGTTTGCCGCAGTCTCGGTATTTTTTACCGTCAAGCCAATCCGCGATCGCTTCATTGCGGGCGGAAAATGGTTCAACCGTATCACCGGAGCGGCTTTGGTCGGCTTCGGCCTTCGTCTCGCCCTGGCGCGCGCCGCCGACTAA
- a CDS encoding 2-oxoglutarate dehydrogenase E1 component produces the protein MARQEANEQFQITSFLDGANAAYIEQLYARYEQDASSVSDEWQSFFKALDDNPGDVKRAAKGASWQRKNWPIAAGGDLVSALDGNWGVIEKVVETKVKAKAEAAGKPTDGADIIQATRDSVRAIMMIRAYRMRGHLHAKLDPLGIAAPVEDYHELSPEAYGFTEADYDRKIFIDNVLGLEYASVREMIEILERTYCSTLGVEFMHMSNPEEKAWVQERIEGPDKGVAFSPAAKKAILQKVIEAEGYEQFLDVKFKGTKRFGLDGGESLIPALEQMLKSGGALGVREAVFGMAHRGRLNVLSQVMGKPHRAIFHEFKGGSYAPDEVEGSGDVKYHLGASSDRDFDGNKIHVSLTANPSHLEIVDPVVMGKVRAKQDMGATVWDGDTIPLTERAKVMPLLIHGDAAFAGQGVIAEILGLSGLRGHRVAGTMHVIINNQIGFTTNPAYSRSSPYPSDVAKMIEAPIFHANGDDPEAVVYAAKVATEFRMKFHKPVVLDMFCYRRYGHNEGDEPSFTQPKMYKVIRGHQSVLQLYSARLIAEGVVSQEDVDKMKADWRAHLEEEFEAGQHYKPNKADWLDGQWSGLRAADNADEQRRGKTAVPMKTLKDIGRKLSEIPEGFNAHRTIQRFMENRANMISSGEGIDWAMAEALAFGALCVEGTKIRLSGQDCERGTFSQRHSVLYDQETEQRYVPLANLSSTQGRYEVINSMLSEEAVLGFEYGYSLARPNALTLWEAQFGDFANGAQVVFDQFVSSGERKWLRMSGLVCLLPHGYEGQGPEHSSARLERFLQLCAEDNMQVANVTTPANYFHILRRQMKRDFRKPLIMMTPKSLLRHKKAVSGLAEMAGESSFHRLLWDDAEVIKDGPIKLQKDAKIRRVVICSGKVYYDLLEEREKRGVDDVYLLRIEQLYPFPAKALINELSRFRNAEMVWCQEEPKNMGAWSFIDPYLEWVLAHIDAKYQRVRYTGRPAAASPATGLMSKHLAQLAAFLEDALGG, from the coding sequence ATGGCAAGACAAGAAGCCAACGAGCAATTTCAGATCACGTCGTTCCTCGACGGCGCCAATGCGGCCTATATCGAGCAGCTCTATGCGCGCTACGAGCAGGACGCCTCGTCGGTTTCCGACGAATGGCAGTCTTTCTTCAAGGCGCTGGATGACAATCCGGGCGATGTGAAGCGGGCAGCCAAGGGCGCCTCTTGGCAGCGCAAGAACTGGCCGATTGCGGCCGGTGGCGATCTTGTCTCGGCGCTCGACGGCAACTGGGGCGTGATCGAGAAGGTTGTCGAGACCAAGGTCAAGGCAAAGGCCGAAGCAGCCGGCAAGCCGACCGACGGTGCCGACATCATCCAGGCGACCCGCGACTCGGTGCGCGCCATCATGATGATCCGTGCCTACCGCATGCGCGGCCACCTGCATGCCAAGCTCGATCCGCTTGGTATCGCTGCCCCGGTCGAGGACTACCACGAGCTGTCGCCCGAAGCGTACGGCTTCACCGAGGCAGACTACGACCGCAAGATTTTCATCGATAACGTTCTCGGCCTAGAATACGCCTCCGTGCGTGAAATGATCGAGATCCTCGAGCGCACCTATTGCTCGACGCTGGGCGTCGAGTTCATGCACATGTCCAACCCGGAAGAAAAAGCCTGGGTCCAGGAGCGCATCGAAGGACCGGACAAGGGTGTCGCGTTTTCGCCGGCAGCCAAGAAGGCCATTCTCCAGAAGGTTATCGAAGCCGAAGGCTACGAGCAGTTTCTCGACGTCAAGTTCAAGGGCACAAAGCGTTTCGGCCTCGACGGCGGTGAATCGCTGATCCCGGCGCTGGAGCAGATGTTGAAGAGCGGCGGCGCGCTCGGCGTGCGCGAAGCCGTGTTCGGCATGGCCCACCGTGGTCGCCTGAACGTGCTGTCCCAGGTCATGGGCAAGCCGCATCGCGCCATCTTCCACGAGTTCAAGGGCGGCTCCTATGCGCCTGACGAAGTCGAAGGCTCCGGCGACGTGAAGTACCATCTCGGTGCCTCTTCAGACCGCGATTTCGACGGCAACAAGATCCACGTATCGCTGACGGCAAACCCTTCGCATCTTGAAATCGTCGACCCGGTCGTCATGGGCAAGGTCCGCGCCAAGCAGGACATGGGCGCCACCGTCTGGGACGGCGACACCATTCCGCTGACGGAACGCGCCAAGGTCATGCCTCTGCTGATCCACGGCGACGCGGCCTTTGCCGGCCAGGGCGTCATTGCTGAAATTCTCGGCCTGTCCGGGCTGCGCGGTCACCGCGTTGCCGGTACGATGCACGTCATCATCAACAACCAGATCGGTTTCACCACCAATCCGGCCTATTCGCGCTCGTCGCCCTATCCATCCGACGTTGCCAAGATGATCGAGGCGCCGATCTTCCATGCAAACGGTGACGATCCGGAAGCCGTCGTCTATGCGGCCAAGGTTGCCACCGAATTCCGAATGAAGTTCCATAAGCCTGTCGTCCTCGACATGTTCTGCTATCGCCGCTACGGCCACAATGAAGGCGACGAGCCGTCCTTCACTCAGCCGAAAATGTACAAGGTCATCCGCGGTCACCAGTCTGTATTGCAGCTCTACTCGGCTCGCCTGATTGCCGAGGGCGTCGTTTCGCAGGAAGACGTCGACAAGATGAAGGCCGATTGGCGCGCACATCTCGAGGAAGAGTTCGAGGCAGGCCAGCACTACAAGCCGAACAAGGCCGACTGGCTCGATGGCCAGTGGTCGGGCCTTCGTGCCGCCGACAATGCAGACGAACAGCGCCGCGGCAAGACCGCCGTCCCGATGAAGACACTCAAGGATATCGGCCGCAAGCTGTCCGAAATCCCGGAAGGCTTCAACGCGCACCGGACGATCCAGCGCTTCATGGAAAACCGCGCCAACATGATCTCGTCGGGCGAAGGCATCGACTGGGCAATGGCAGAGGCCCTGGCTTTCGGCGCTCTTTGCGTCGAGGGTACGAAGATCCGCCTCTCCGGCCAGGACTGCGAGCGCGGCACCTTCTCTCAGCGCCATTCCGTGCTATACGATCAGGAGACCGAGCAGCGCTACGTTCCGCTCGCCAACCTGTCATCGACCCAGGGACGCTACGAAGTCATCAATTCAATGCTCTCGGAAGAGGCCGTGCTTGGTTTCGAATACGGCTACTCGCTGGCCCGTCCCAATGCATTGACCCTTTGGGAAGCCCAGTTCGGCGATTTCGCCAACGGTGCGCAGGTGGTATTCGACCAGTTCGTATCGTCGGGCGAGCGCAAGTGGCTGCGCATGTCGGGTCTAGTCTGCCTGCTGCCGCACGGTTACGAAGGTCAGGGCCCCGAGCATTCGTCGGCACGCCTGGAGCGCTTCCTCCAGCTCTGCGCCGAAGACAACATGCAGGTTGCCAACGTTACGACGCCGGCTAACTATTTCCACATCCTGCGTCGCCAGATGAAGCGCGATTTCCGCAAGCCGCTGATCATGATGACGCCGAAGTCTTTGCTGCGTCACAAGAAGGCTGTGTCGGGGCTTGCCGAAATGGCCGGCGAGTCTTCTTTCCACCGCCTGCTGTGGGACGATGCCGAAGTCATCAAGGACGGTCCGATCAAGCTGCAGAAGGACGCCAAGATCCGTCGCGTCGTCATCTGCTCCGGCAAGGTCTACTACGACCTTCTGGAAGAGCGTGAAAAGCGCGGCGTCGATGACGTCTACCTGCTGCGCATCGAACAGCTTTATCCGTTCCCGGCCAAGGCGCTGATCAACGAACTGAGCCGCTTCCGCAATGCGGAAATGGTCTGGTGCCAGGAAGAGCCCAAGAACATGGGTGCCTGGTCGTTCATCGATCCTTATCTGGAATGGGTTCTTGCCCATATCGACGCCAAGTACCAGCGCGTCCGCTACACCGGCCGTCCGGCTGCCGCTTCGCCGGCAACGGGCCTGATGTCGAAGCATCTGGCGCAGCTGGCAGCCTTCCTCGAGGATGCGCTCGGCGGTTAA
- the sucD gene encoding succinate--CoA ligase subunit alpha encodes MSILINKNTKILVQGLTGKTGTFHTEQALAYHGTKMVGGINPKKGGETWAGSAGESLPIFATVAEGKEATGADASVIYVPPAGAAAAILEAIEAEIPLIVCITEGIPVADMIKVKARLDASKSRLIGPNCPGVMTPDECKIGIMPGSIFKKGSVGVLSRSGTLTYEAVFQTTNEGLGQTTAVGIGGDPVKGTEFIDILEMFLADEETKSIIMIGEIGGSAEEDAAQFIKDEAKRGRSKPMVGFIAGRTAPPGRTMGHAGAVISGGKGGAEDKIAAMEAAGIRVSPSPARLGKTLVEVLKG; translated from the coding sequence ATGTCCATTCTGATTAACAAAAACACGAAGATCCTGGTTCAGGGTCTGACCGGCAAGACCGGCACCTTCCACACCGAGCAGGCGCTTGCCTACCACGGCACCAAGATGGTCGGCGGTATCAACCCCAAGAAGGGTGGCGAGACCTGGGCCGGTTCGGCCGGCGAATCCCTGCCGATCTTTGCGACCGTTGCCGAAGGCAAGGAAGCAACCGGCGCAGACGCATCGGTCATTTACGTGCCGCCAGCCGGCGCTGCTGCTGCCATCCTCGAAGCCATTGAAGCCGAGATCCCGCTGATTGTCTGCATCACCGAAGGCATTCCGGTCGCTGACATGATCAAGGTCAAGGCTCGCCTCGACGCCTCCAAGTCGCGCCTCATCGGCCCGAACTGCCCCGGCGTCATGACGCCGGACGAGTGCAAGATCGGCATCATGCCGGGCTCGATCTTCAAGAAGGGCTCCGTCGGCGTCCTGTCGCGCTCCGGTACGCTCACCTATGAAGCCGTTTTCCAGACGACCAACGAAGGCCTCGGCCAGACGACGGCTGTCGGCATCGGCGGCGATCCGGTCAAGGGCACCGAGTTCATCGACATCCTGGAAATGTTCCTGGCTGACGAAGAAACCAAGTCGATCATCATGATCGGCGAAATCGGCGGTTCGGCAGAAGAAGACGCGGCGCAGTTCATCAAGGACGAAGCCAAACGCGGCCGCTCCAAGCCAATGGTCGGCTTCATCGCTGGCCGCACGGCACCTCCCGGCCGCACAATGGGCCATGCCGGCGCCGTGATTTCCGGCGGCAAGGGTGGCGCGGAAGACAAGATCGCTGCGATGGAAGCAGCAGGCATCCGCGTCTCGCCCTCTCCGGCCCGCCTCGGCAAGACGCTGGTTGAAGTCCTCAAGGGCTGA
- a CDS encoding TraB/GumN family protein — MTSVYRQKNRPAILSTLGNAGFWAAASLPLAFAATLVVTLASFAPAHAADDAACGGRDLLAELRKNDPAKYAAFLADGDKVANGRSIFWKIEKPGVKTSWLLGTMHVTDPRVLVMPKGAAEADAKADTIIVESDEILDEKKATMAILARPDLTMLANGATINSLLPAADAAKLEAGLAKRGITLGAVSHMQPWMISSVVALPSCELSRKAKGAQFLDQKIANDAAAAGKQVKGLETLVEQLQAMADLPAAFHLKSLIETLQLGDKMNDVVETMTDLYLSGNAGATMAMLKVVTPDGEDTDSDGDYATFEQRIILDRNKVMAERAAPILAGGNVFMAVGALHLSGDQGLVELFRKQGFTLTAVD, encoded by the coding sequence ATGACATCAGTCTACCGACAAAAGAACCGGCCCGCCATCCTTTCGACGCTCGGCAACGCCGGCTTCTGGGCGGCGGCGTCCCTGCCGCTTGCCTTCGCAGCCACGCTGGTTGTCACGCTGGCTTCTTTTGCGCCCGCCCATGCCGCCGACGATGCGGCCTGCGGCGGCAGGGACCTGCTTGCCGAACTGCGGAAGAACGATCCGGCGAAATACGCAGCTTTCCTCGCTGACGGTGACAAGGTCGCGAACGGGCGCAGCATTTTCTGGAAGATCGAAAAGCCCGGAGTGAAAACCTCCTGGCTGCTCGGCACCATGCACGTCACCGATCCGCGCGTGCTGGTCATGCCGAAGGGCGCGGCGGAAGCGGACGCCAAGGCCGATACTATCATCGTCGAATCCGACGAAATACTCGATGAAAAGAAGGCGACGATGGCGATCCTCGCCCGCCCGGACCTCACCATGCTCGCCAACGGTGCGACGATCAATTCGCTGCTGCCGGCAGCCGACGCCGCCAAGCTCGAGGCCGGCCTTGCCAAGCGCGGCATCACGCTGGGCGCGGTGTCGCATATGCAGCCATGGATGATCTCAAGCGTCGTCGCATTGCCGTCCTGCGAACTCTCGCGCAAAGCCAAGGGCGCGCAATTCCTCGACCAGAAGATCGCCAACGACGCAGCCGCAGCCGGCAAGCAGGTCAAGGGGCTGGAAACGCTCGTCGAGCAGCTGCAGGCCATGGCCGACCTGCCAGCCGCCTTCCATCTGAAATCGCTGATCGAAACCCTGCAGCTCGGCGACAAGATGAACGACGTCGTCGAAACGATGACCGATCTCTACCTTTCCGGCAATGCCGGAGCGACGATGGCGATGCTGAAAGTCGTCACGCCCGATGGCGAAGACACCGATAGCGACGGCGACTACGCTACGTTCGAGCAGCGCATAATCCTCGACCGCAACAAGGTCATGGCCGAGCGCGCCGCACCGATCCTTGCGGGCGGCAACGTCTTCATGGCCGTCGGCGCCCTGCACCTGTCGGGCGACCAGGGACTGGTCGAACTTTTCCGCAAGCAGGGCTTTACGCTGACGGCGGTTGATTGA
- a CDS encoding MAPEG family protein, whose amino-acid sequence MSFQLTYLLWSAALAFIYLTAQATAFRLQIGVKAANSTRDDEPQPNLLTGRATRALRNFQETYPAFIALSVVSLYVNHDGALLSWGTGLWFWARFAYLPAYMLGLSPYRSWIWTVSLIGLILMFVGLVW is encoded by the coding sequence ATGTCCTTTCAACTTACCTACCTGCTGTGGAGCGCGGCTCTTGCCTTCATCTACCTGACGGCGCAGGCGACCGCGTTCCGTCTTCAGATCGGCGTCAAGGCGGCAAATTCCACGCGCGACGACGAGCCTCAACCCAACCTCCTGACCGGCCGGGCCACCCGCGCGCTGCGCAATTTCCAGGAAACCTATCCTGCCTTCATCGCCCTCAGCGTCGTTTCCCTCTACGTCAACCATGACGGCGCACTGCTTTCCTGGGGCACAGGGCTTTGGTTCTGGGCCCGTTTCGCCTATCTCCCGGCCTATATGCTGGGTCTCAGCCCCTACCGTTCCTGGATCTGGACGGTGTCGCTGATCGGTCTCATACTGATGTTCGTCGGACTGGTCTGGTAG
- the lpdA gene encoding dihydrolipoyl dehydrogenase yields MSYDVIVIGTGPGGYVCAIKAAQLGMKVAVIEKRATFGGTCLNIGCIPSKALLHASEMFHQAGHGMEALGIEVAAPTLNLPNMMAHKDATVKSNVEGVAFLFKKNKIDSFIGSGKIVSAGKVSVTGDDGQVQEIEGKNIVIATGSDVAGIPGVHVDLDEKIIISSTGGIALEKVPATMVVVGGGVIGLELGSVWSRLGAKVTVIEYLDTILGGMDGEVSKQFHRLLAKQGMDFHLGAKVTGVEKSATGAKVTFEPAKGGEATSLDADVVLIATGRKPYTANLGLEEAGVVLDNRGRVEIDHHFATNVAGIYAIGDVVKGPMLAHKAEDEGVALAEILAGQAGHVNYDVIPSVVYTQPEVASVGKTEEELKAAGIAYKVGKFPFSANGRARAMLATDGFVKILADKETDRVLGGHIIGFGAGDMIHEIAVLMDFSGSAEDLGRVCHAHPTMSEAVKEAAMAAAFKPIHM; encoded by the coding sequence ATGTCTTATGATGTGATCGTTATCGGAACCGGCCCTGGCGGCTATGTCTGCGCCATCAAGGCAGCACAGCTGGGCATGAAGGTCGCCGTCATCGAGAAGCGCGCAACGTTCGGCGGCACCTGCCTCAACATCGGCTGCATCCCTTCCAAGGCCCTGCTGCATGCCTCCGAGATGTTCCACCAGGCTGGTCACGGCATGGAAGCGCTCGGCATCGAGGTCGCTGCCCCAACCCTGAACCTGCCCAACATGATGGCTCACAAGGATGCCACCGTGAAGTCGAACGTCGAGGGTGTCGCGTTCCTGTTCAAGAAGAACAAGATCGACAGCTTCATCGGCTCAGGCAAGATCGTCTCGGCCGGCAAGGTTTCGGTCACCGGCGATGATGGCCAGGTCCAGGAAATCGAAGGCAAGAACATCGTCATCGCCACCGGCTCAGACGTTGCGGGCATTCCGGGCGTCCACGTCGATCTCGACGAGAAGATCATCATTTCATCCACCGGCGGCATTGCGCTGGAGAAGGTCCCCGCGACGATGGTTGTCGTCGGCGGCGGCGTCATCGGTCTCGAGCTCGGCTCCGTCTGGTCGCGTCTCGGCGCCAAGGTCACGGTCATCGAATATCTCGACACCATCCTCGGCGGTATGGATGGCGAGGTCTCCAAGCAGTTCCACCGCCTGCTCGCCAAGCAGGGCATGGACTTCCACCTCGGCGCCAAGGTCACCGGCGTCGAGAAGTCGGCGACGGGCGCAAAGGTCACCTTCGAGCCGGCCAAGGGCGGCGAAGCGACCTCGCTCGATGCAGACGTCGTGCTGATTGCCACAGGCCGCAAGCCGTACACGGCTAATCTCGGCCTCGAGGAAGCCGGCGTCGTGCTCGACAACAGGGGCCGTGTCGAGATCGACCACCACTTCGCGACCAATGTTGCCGGCATCTATGCCATCGGCGACGTCGTCAAGGGTCCGATGCTCGCCCACAAGGCGGAAGACGAAGGCGTCGCACTGGCGGAAATTCTCGCCGGCCAGGCCGGCCACGTGAACTACGATGTCATCCCGAGCGTCGTCTACACCCAGCCTGAAGTCGCTTCCGTCGGCAAGACAGAGGAAGAACTCAAGGCCGCCGGCATCGCCTACAAGGTCGGCAAGTTCCCGTTCAGCGCCAACGGCCGCGCCCGCGCGATGCTGGCGACGGATGGCTTCGTCAAGATTTTGGCCGACAAGGAAACCGACAGGGTCCTCGGTGGCCACATCATCGGTTTCGGCGCGGGCGACATGATCCATGAAATCGCCGTGCTGATGGATTTCAGCGGCTCGGCAGAAGACCTCGGCCGGGTTTGCCACGCCCATCCGACAATGTCGGAAGCCGTCAAGGAAGCGGCCATGGCTGCCGCCTTCAAGCCGATCCATATGTAA
- a CDS encoding tyrosine recombinase XerC, with amino-acid sequence MGEILIMAHPQLLDERQKWLEALRSERRLSAHTLDAYERDTRQFLFFLTGHLAGPTTLKDIQALRPADFRAFLANRRRDGAGARSLGRNLAGLRSLLRYLEKKGLVNAAGVAAVRSPKQPKSLPKPLSDSQAINVVSDEAQMHEEPWIAARDAAVLTLLYGCGLRISEALNLMPDDLRPGATSLRITGKGNKMRIVPLLAVVVDAVERYRQLCPYHLDPALPLFRGARGGKLHPGLIQRGMQKLRSAFNLPETATPHALRHSFATHLLAGGGDLRTIQELLGHASLSTTQIYTGVDSARLLEVYDRAHPRGLNSG; translated from the coding sequence GTGGGCGAGATCCTGATCATGGCCCATCCCCAGCTTCTGGACGAGCGCCAGAAATGGCTGGAAGCGCTCCGCAGCGAGCGCAGGCTATCCGCCCACACGCTGGACGCATATGAGCGCGACACACGCCAGTTCCTGTTTTTCCTCACTGGCCACCTCGCCGGCCCGACCACATTGAAGGATATCCAGGCCCTGCGCCCGGCCGACTTCCGCGCCTTTCTGGCAAACCGCCGCCGCGATGGCGCCGGCGCACGCTCGCTGGGCCGCAATCTCGCCGGATTGCGCTCTCTGCTGCGCTACCTGGAGAAAAAGGGGCTGGTGAACGCTGCCGGTGTCGCTGCCGTGCGGTCGCCCAAGCAACCGAAATCTCTGCCGAAGCCGCTGTCCGACAGCCAGGCCATCAATGTCGTCAGCGACGAAGCGCAGATGCACGAGGAACCCTGGATCGCCGCACGGGACGCCGCCGTGCTGACGCTGCTTTACGGCTGCGGGCTGCGCATTTCGGAAGCGCTCAATCTTATGCCGGACGATCTGCGCCCCGGCGCCACATCGCTGCGTATCACCGGCAAGGGCAACAAGATGCGTATCGTGCCGCTGCTGGCCGTCGTCGTCGATGCCGTGGAGCGGTACAGGCAGCTCTGCCCCTACCATCTAGACCCGGCCCTGCCGCTGTTTCGCGGCGCTCGCGGCGGAAAGCTGCATCCCGGCCTTATTCAGCGCGGCATGCAGAAACTGCGAAGCGCCTTCAACTTGCCGGAAACAGCAACTCCACATGCCCTGCGACACTCGTTTGCCACCCATCTGCTGGCCGGCGGTGGCGATCTTCGCACCATCCAGGAGTTGCTCGGCCACGCCAGTCTGTCAACGACGCAGATATACACCGGCGTCGATTCCGCCCGCCTGCTCGAAGTCTATGACCGCGCCCACCCCCGGGGCTTAAACTCTGGTTAA